The DNA window GCCGCGGCGGCATCACCTCGACGCTGCGGGTGCTCGACGAGACCGGAGCGATCCTCGCCGCCGACGACACCGTCGGTGACGATCTGGCGAGCGGCATCGGTGGCTGCTCGGCGCTGGTGGTGCGACTGCCGGCCGGCGCGTACTACCTGCAGGTCGAGGAGCGTGGCAACGACGCCCCCATCCCGTTCTACCTGCTCGAGGTGCGCACCCAGACGAGCGCTGGTAGCGAGGCCGAGGACAACGGCTCCATCGCCACGGCCAACCCACTGAGTGGGACGGACGTGTACCTCCTGGGTGCTCATCCGACCTTCCAGGACAGCGACTTCTTCGCCGTCCAGGTGGCCGAAGGCCAGTCGATCCGCGCGGAGATCCTCGAAGGGGATACGGTGTCCTGCGAGTCCGGTGAGCTGGACAGCCGTTTGACCCTGTTCGATGCCAGCGGGAATCAGCTCGCCGATGACGATGACGACGGACGTGGGCTGTGCTCGGTGCTGGACGGGACCGGCGCGCTGGCCCGGGATGCCGGAGCCCACCGCCTCTCGGCGGGGACCTACTACCTCCGGGTTCGCTCGTCGACGTTCGCCTCGAGCAGCGCATCGTCGTTCAACTATCGCCTAGCGCTCACGGTTCGCTGAGAATACCCAGGGGCTTTTAGATCCGAAGTCACCCGCCACCGTGAGGTGGTGGGTGGCCGATTCGAGAAGGGAAGCAGCACATGCCGACGAATCGACGCTGGGGATACACGAGCGCGCTGGCCTTGACCTTGTTTGCCACCGGCCTCGTCGGCGCGGGCGGGTGCGTGGTCGGTGGAGCCGCGGAAGGGGACGAGCACGGCGCCGTGCCGGATCATGCCAATGACCTCGCGGGAGAGGTCATGGCGGATCCCGATCCCGAGGAGCAAGCGGTTCCGAAGAGACCCGTGGACGCGGATCCCGATCCGGAAGAGCAGCTGGCTCCGAAGGTGCCCACGGATGCCGATCCCGATCCCGAAGAACAGTTGACCCCACCCCCTGGTGCGATGGCGGACCCCGATCCCGAGGAGCAGACGACGCCGCCTGCCGAGGCGATGGCGGATCCCGATCCCGAGGACCAGAACAACGACCCCTCGGGCGGGTACTCCATCGATCCTTCGACCCCCCCGCCAGCACCCCAGGGGCGCTCCTGCGGCACTGCGGACCTCACCCGCGCAGAGGCGTTGATCGTGGAGGCCCAGCTCGCCGAGACGCGGCTGCTCGAGGCCGCCAACGCAGCGCCCCCCGCCGTCATCGTCATCCCCGTCGCCTTTCACGTGATCAACAAGGGTGCTGGCGTCGGCAACGGCAACGTCACCGATCAGATGATCCACGACCAGATGGAGGTGCTGAACGAGTCCTATGCTGGGCTCACCGGCGGCGCACCGACGCGGTTCCAGTTCGAGCTGCTCTCCATCGACCGGGTCACGAACGCCGACTGGTACAACATGGGCGCCGGGAGCCTGCAGGAGACGGAAGCGAAGTCGGCGCTGCGCGTGGGCGGCCCCGAGACGCTCAACATCTACACGGCGAACCTCCTCGGCGGCCTGCTCGGGTGGGCGACGTTCCCGAGCTACTACGAGCAGTTCCCCCACGAAGACGGGGTGGTGCTGCTCCACTCGTCCCTCCCCGGCGGCAGCGCAGCCCCCTACAACCTGGGCGACACGGGCACGCACGAGGTCGGCCACTGGATGCATCTCTTCCACACGTTCCAGGGCGGCTGTGACAAGTACAACGACTACGTGCTCGACACGCCCGCCGAGGCATCGCCGGATTTCAACTGCACCGCGGGGCGCGATACGT is part of the Chondromyces crocatus genome and encodes:
- a CDS encoding M43 family zinc metalloprotease, translating into MPTNRRWGYTSALALTLFATGLVGAGGCVVGGAAEGDEHGAVPDHANDLAGEVMADPDPEEQAVPKRPVDADPDPEEQLAPKVPTDADPDPEEQLTPPPGAMADPDPEEQTTPPAEAMADPDPEDQNNDPSGGYSIDPSTPPPAPQGRSCGTADLTRAEALIVEAQLAETRLLEAANAAPPAVIVIPVAFHVINKGAGVGNGNVTDQMIHDQMEVLNESYAGLTGGAPTRFQFELLSIDRVTNADWYNMGAGSLQETEAKSALRVGGPETLNIYTANLLGGLLGWATFPSYYEQFPHEDGVVLLHSSLPGGSAAPYNLGDTGTHEVGHWMHLFHTFQGGCDKYNDYVLDTPAEASPDFNCTAGRDTCSAAGLDPIHNFMDYSDDECLNGFSPGQAERMLTAWQTYRR